One Penicillium oxalicum strain HP7-1 chromosome III, whole genome shotgun sequence genomic region harbors:
- a CDS encoding Translationally-controlled tumor protein gives MIIYEDILSGDEILSDTFKITPAKDCPILWETDCRKYLKKKNEDFELAGANPSAEEAGEEGGDDEAVMVHDIEDQFRLVWLKTEEGLKPSKDAFKSHLKSYLKKLMKKLEETGASAESIAEFKSNAPAAMKKIIANYDNYDVLMGASMDGDAMHVLIDFRDDGVTPYATVWKHGFREVKV, from the exons ATGATTATCTACGAG GACATCCTTTCCGGAGACGAGATTCTCTCGGACACCTTCAAGATCACCCCCGCCAAGGACTGCCCCATTCTCTGGGAGACTGACTGCCGCAAGTacctgaagaagaagaacgaggACTTCGAGCTTGCTGGTGCCAACCCCTCCGCTGAGGAGGCCGGTGAGGAGGGTGGTGATGACGAGGCCGTCATGGTTCACGACATTGAGGACCAGTTCCGTCTTGTCTGGctcaagaccgaggaggGTCTCAAGCCTTCCAAGGACGCCTTCAAGTCCCACCTCAAGA GCTAcctcaagaagctcatgaAGAAGCTTGAGGAGACCGGTGCCAGCGCTGAGTCCATTGCCGAGTTCAAGTCCAACGCCCCCGCcgccatgaagaagatcattgCCAACTACGACAACTACGATGTCCTCATGGGCGCCTCTATGGACGGTGATGCCAT GCACGTCCTGATTGACTTCCGTGATGACGGTGTCACTCCCTACGCCACTGTCTGGAAGCACGGCTTCAGGGAGGTCAAGGTCTAA